One Streptomyces sp. NBC_00223 genomic window carries:
- the glyA gene encoding serine hydroxymethyltransferase, with translation MSLLNQSLHEFDPDVAAAVDAELHRQQSTLEMIASENFAPVAVLEAQGSVLTNKYAEGYPGRRYYGGCEHVDVIEQLAIDRVKALFGAEAANVQPHSGAQANAAAMFALIKPGDTILGLDLAHGGHLTHGMKINFSGKLYDVAAYHVDAQTGLVDMAEVERLAKEHRPQLIVAGWSAYPRQLDFAEFRRIADEVGAYLMVDMAHFAGLVAAGLHPSPVPFADVVTTTTHKTLGGPRGGVILSRAELAKKINSAVFPGQQGGPLEHVIAGKAVAFKAAATDEFKDRQSRTLEGAKLLAARLSQPDVAGTGVSVLSGGTDVHLVLVDLRDSALDGQQAEDRLHEVGITVNRNAVPNDPRPPMVTSGLRIGTPALATRGFGAEDFREVADVIAEALKPSYDADALRTRVSALAAKHPLYPGL, from the coding sequence ATGTCGCTCCTGAACCAGTCCCTGCACGAGTTCGACCCCGACGTCGCCGCCGCCGTCGACGCCGAGCTGCACCGCCAGCAGTCCACCCTTGAGATGATCGCCTCGGAGAACTTCGCTCCGGTGGCGGTGCTCGAGGCGCAGGGCTCGGTGCTGACCAACAAGTACGCCGAGGGCTACCCCGGCCGCCGCTACTACGGCGGCTGCGAGCACGTCGACGTGATCGAGCAGCTGGCCATCGACCGGGTCAAGGCGCTGTTCGGCGCCGAGGCCGCGAACGTGCAGCCGCACTCGGGCGCGCAGGCGAACGCGGCCGCGATGTTCGCCCTGATCAAGCCCGGCGACACCATCCTGGGCCTGGATCTGGCGCACGGCGGTCATCTGACCCACGGTATGAAGATCAACTTCTCCGGCAAGCTGTACGACGTCGCCGCCTACCACGTCGACGCGCAGACCGGCCTGGTCGACATGGCCGAGGTCGAGCGGCTGGCCAAGGAGCACCGCCCGCAGCTGATCGTGGCCGGCTGGTCGGCGTACCCGAGGCAGCTGGACTTCGCCGAGTTCCGGCGGATCGCCGACGAGGTCGGCGCCTATCTGATGGTCGACATGGCCCACTTCGCGGGCCTGGTCGCGGCCGGGCTGCACCCCTCGCCCGTGCCGTTCGCCGACGTGGTCACCACCACGACCCACAAGACCCTCGGCGGCCCGCGCGGCGGCGTGATCCTCTCCAGGGCCGAGCTGGCCAAGAAGATCAACTCCGCGGTCTTCCCCGGTCAGCAGGGCGGCCCGCTGGAGCACGTCATCGCCGGAAAGGCCGTCGCGTTCAAGGCCGCGGCGACGGACGAGTTCAAGGACCGCCAGTCACGTACGCTGGAGGGCGCCAAGCTCCTCGCGGCGCGGCTCTCCCAGCCGGACGTGGCCGGGACGGGCGTCTCCGTACTGTCGGGCGGCACGGACGTCCACCTCGTCCTGGTCGACCTGCGCGACTCCGCGCTCGACGGGCAGCAGGCCGAGGACCGGCTGCACGAGGTCGGCATCACGGTCAACCGCAACGCCGTCCCGAACGACCCGCGTCCCCCGATGGTCACCTCGGGTCTGCGGATCGGCACACCGGCGCTGGCCACCCGCGGCTTCGGGGCCGAGGACTTCCGCGAGGTCGCCGACGTCATCGCGGAGGCGCTGAAGCCTTCGTACGACGCCGACGCCCTCAGGACCAGGGTCTCCGCCCTGGCCGCCAAGCACCCGCTCTACCCCGGCCTGTAG
- the gcvH gene encoding glycine cleavage system protein GcvH, with translation MSINPEQLRYSKEHEWLSAPEEGAATVGITSHAADALGDVVFVQLPEVGATVTAGETCGELESTKSVSDLYSPVSGEVTEINQDVVDNPALVNSAPFEGGWLFKVKLSDEAAELLSAAEYDAFIEG, from the coding sequence ATGAGCATCAACCCTGAGCAGCTGCGCTACAGCAAGGAGCACGAGTGGCTCTCCGCCCCCGAGGAGGGGGCCGCCACCGTGGGCATCACCTCGCACGCCGCCGACGCGCTCGGCGACGTCGTCTTCGTCCAGCTCCCCGAGGTCGGGGCGACGGTCACCGCGGGTGAGACCTGTGGCGAGCTGGAGTCCACCAAGTCCGTCAGCGACCTGTACTCGCCGGTCTCCGGTGAGGTCACCGAGATCAACCAGGATGTCGTGGACAACCCGGCTCTGGTCAACTCCGCGCCTTTCGAGGGCGGTTGGCTGTTCAAGGTGAAGCTGTCCGACGAAGCGGCGGAGCTGCTGTCCGCCGCCGAGTACGACGCCTTCATCGAGGGCTGA
- the gcvT gene encoding glycine cleavage system aminomethyltransferase GcvT has product MSDSRRTALDALHRALGATMTDFAGWDMPLRYASEREEHLAVRTRAGLFDLSHMGEITVTGPQAGEALDYALVGHLSALAVGRARYTMICGPDGGILDDLIVYRLADQEFMIVANASNAQTVLDAVTARAAEFDAAVRDDRDAYALLAIQGPESSGILGSLTDADLAGLKYYAGLPGTVAGVSALIARTGYTGEDGFELFVAPGDAERVWQALTEAGAAAGLVPCGLSCRDTLRLEAGMPLYGHELTAAVTPFDAGLGRVVKFDKAGDFVGREALEAAAAKAAAHPPRKLVGLVAEGRRVPRAGYPVTAASGEVVGEVTSGAPSPTLGVPIAMAYVDAEHAAPGTAGVAVDIRGAREAYSVVALPFYKRER; this is encoded by the coding sequence ATGAGCGATTCCCGCCGTACCGCCCTCGACGCGCTGCACCGCGCGCTGGGCGCGACCATGACCGACTTCGCGGGCTGGGACATGCCGCTGCGCTACGCGAGCGAGCGCGAGGAGCACCTGGCCGTACGCACCCGGGCCGGTCTCTTCGACCTCTCGCACATGGGCGAGATCACCGTGACCGGCCCGCAGGCCGGCGAGGCGCTGGACTACGCGCTGGTCGGCCATCTGTCCGCGCTGGCGGTGGGCCGGGCCCGCTACACGATGATCTGCGGGCCCGACGGCGGCATCCTGGACGATCTGATCGTCTACCGGCTCGCCGACCAGGAGTTCATGATCGTCGCGAACGCCTCCAACGCGCAGACCGTGCTGGACGCGGTCACCGCGCGCGCGGCGGAGTTCGACGCGGCCGTGCGCGACGACCGGGACGCGTACGCGCTGCTGGCGATCCAGGGCCCGGAGTCCTCGGGCATCCTCGGCTCGCTGACCGACGCCGACCTGGCCGGCCTCAAGTACTACGCCGGGCTGCCGGGCACGGTCGCCGGGGTGAGCGCGCTGATCGCCCGTACCGGATACACCGGCGAGGACGGCTTCGAGCTGTTCGTGGCGCCGGGCGACGCCGAGCGGGTGTGGCAGGCGCTCACCGAGGCGGGCGCGGCGGCCGGGCTCGTCCCGTGCGGGCTGTCCTGCCGGGACACCCTGCGGCTGGAGGCCGGGATGCCGCTGTACGGGCATGAGCTGACCGCCGCGGTGACGCCTTTCGACGCCGGGCTCGGCCGGGTGGTGAAGTTCGACAAGGCGGGGGACTTCGTGGGGCGCGAGGCGCTGGAGGCCGCCGCGGCCAAGGCCGCCGCGCACCCGCCGCGCAAGCTGGTCGGGCTGGTCGCCGAGGGCCGCCGGGTGCCGCGGGCTGGCTACCCGGTCACCGCCGCCTCGGGCGAGGTCGTGGGCGAGGTCACCTCGGGGGCGCCCTCCCCCACGCTGGGCGTACCGATCGCGATGGCCTACGTGGACGCGGAGCACGCGGCGCCGGGCACCGCGGGGGTGGCGGTCGACATCCGGGGAGCGCGCGAGGCGTACTCCGTGGTGGCGCTGCCGTTCTACAAGCGCGAGCGCTGA
- a CDS encoding enhanced serine sensitivity protein SseB has product MENPAPYIWPANELEEVLTASLGNPAATPRLIEVLGRSRVWVPLPNGGPADGPGFDLPTVELDGAPYVPVFSSEQQFRRAADGMACTVAPVHEFARGLPTGIGIAVNPGGAVGVPLPPAAVADLCRTGRGADQPAIGARVLLWEPEPDTEPVDFLAAAAGEFAVTPVVLTARRALAAVEEQPPALFVGVELDRWQEEDRTAAMDALGRALGEVPTAWPVHLILLDVAQDPVGDWMLETVQPFFARD; this is encoded by the coding sequence ATGGAGAATCCGGCACCGTACATCTGGCCGGCCAATGAGCTGGAGGAAGTGCTCACCGCGAGCCTCGGCAACCCGGCGGCCACGCCCCGGCTGATCGAGGTGCTCGGCCGCTCCCGGGTGTGGGTGCCGCTGCCGAACGGCGGCCCGGCGGACGGACCCGGCTTCGACCTGCCGACCGTCGAGCTGGACGGTGCTCCCTATGTGCCCGTCTTCAGCTCCGAGCAGCAGTTCCGGCGGGCCGCCGACGGGATGGCGTGCACGGTCGCGCCGGTCCACGAGTTCGCCCGCGGGCTGCCGACGGGGATCGGTATCGCGGTCAACCCGGGCGGCGCCGTCGGGGTGCCGCTGCCGCCGGCCGCGGTCGCCGACCTGTGCCGGACCGGGCGCGGCGCGGACCAGCCGGCCATCGGCGCCAGGGTGCTGCTGTGGGAGCCCGAGCCCGACACCGAACCGGTGGACTTCCTGGCCGCAGCGGCGGGCGAGTTCGCGGTCACCCCGGTCGTGCTGACCGCGCGGCGCGCGCTGGCCGCGGTCGAGGAGCAGCCGCCCGCGCTCTTCGTCGGCGTGGAGCTTGACCGCTGGCAGGAGGAGGACCGGACGGCCGCGATGGACGCGCTCGGCCGGGCGCTGGGCGAGGTGCCGACGGCCTGGCCGGTCCATCTGATCCTGCTCGACGTGGCACAGGACCCGGTGGGCGACTGGATGCTGGAGACCGTGCAGCCGTTTTTCGCACGCGACTGA
- a CDS encoding enhanced serine sensitivity protein SseB C-terminal domain-containing protein: MIAGAQGGAAPAGQVEQMLLQVAPGRFDAYENLLASLAEGEVWMLLWQGASGSPDAQYGTMEVGGHGYAPCFTSPRELAASGWTRDHEVVSGRDIALTLYPDRSGLWLNPHAAGGGVGIPWPDLRRIAVGLEVLPAGPLQIGEPSLQVPQFYALLAQAAHRTPAVRSLRRAWVQPVLGEPYLAVGVELYEGVPQAVESVRLMMQQAVGGVPDGLAVSTVAMADGYDPVAMWMRANGQPFFDREAYGGGAAWGPAR; this comes from the coding sequence GTGATCGCGGGCGCGCAAGGCGGTGCGGCGCCGGCCGGCCAGGTGGAGCAGATGCTGCTCCAGGTGGCGCCCGGCCGGTTCGACGCATACGAGAACCTGCTCGCCTCCCTCGCCGAGGGCGAGGTGTGGATGCTGCTGTGGCAGGGCGCGTCCGGGTCGCCCGACGCGCAGTACGGCACGATGGAGGTCGGCGGCCACGGGTACGCGCCCTGCTTCACCTCGCCGCGCGAACTGGCCGCGAGCGGCTGGACCCGGGACCACGAGGTGGTCTCCGGGCGGGACATCGCGCTCACCCTCTACCCGGACCGCTCCGGGCTGTGGCTCAATCCGCACGCGGCCGGCGGCGGCGTCGGCATTCCCTGGCCGGATCTGAGACGGATCGCCGTCGGGCTGGAAGTGCTGCCCGCGGGGCCGTTGCAGATCGGCGAACCGTCGTTGCAGGTACCGCAGTTCTACGCGTTGCTCGCGCAGGCGGCCCACCGCACCCCGGCGGTGCGGTCGTTGCGGCGGGCGTGGGTGCAACCGGTGCTGGGGGAGCCGTACTTGGCGGTGGGGGTCGAGCTGTACGAGGGGGTGCCGCAGGCGGTGGAGTCCGTGCGGTTGATGATGCAGCAGGCGGTGGGTGGGGTGCCGGACGGACTTGCCGTCTCGACCGTGGCGATGGCCGACGGGTACGACCCCGTTGCCATGTGGATGCGGGCGAACGGGCAGCCGTTCTTCGACCGTGAGGCGTACGGGGGCGGCGCCGCCTGGGGGCCCGCCCGGTAG
- a CDS encoding DUF885 family protein, with protein MNKRLRAVCDLMMPQSREMAGLHEYDGRVQDLSPEGIRRSLSALDRARHRAGPLDSRHDETHLSIFEESLRVQYGDLELHRRDPYPHLSNLELACYDREYAPREERAEARRRHLAQWPDAVDGSLAALDQVSAPVAEALLGAVRGLAADLDPDAGAEETAALRAHARLLARVEDAAEHGDPDPRLGGEALAALMGAQEGLRVDLGALADDAERERARLTDLLTGSCRALDPSRRVDELIPELLADHPDADGVIPEAARLTEEVIAFTRERGLAPWVDGECLVGPAPPSRRWAMAMMTWAAPGEAEAPSWYHVTPPEPDWPAEEREEWLTVFSRTSLPSITVHEVAPGHFAHGRALRRVESPVRRALHGLSFTEGWAHYVEEVCLEEGFRAHDPRFAIGVALEALVRVTRLTCAIGLHTGAMDLDDATRLFMRDAHLARAGAASEARRGTFDAGYGRYTWGKLEIMRLRDRARRTDPAFSLAAFHTSLLALGSPPLGLLPAALTPLTPNQPARKHPSPPDA; from the coding sequence GTGAACAAGCGGCTGCGCGCGGTGTGCGACCTGATGATGCCTCAGTCCCGGGAGATGGCGGGGCTCCACGAGTACGACGGACGGGTCCAGGATCTCTCCCCGGAGGGCATACGACGGTCACTGTCCGCACTCGACCGCGCCCGCCACCGGGCCGGTCCGCTCGACAGCCGGCACGACGAGACGCACCTGTCGATCTTCGAAGAATCCCTCCGGGTCCAGTACGGCGATCTCGAACTGCACCGGCGTGATCCGTACCCGCATCTGTCCAATCTCGAACTCGCCTGTTACGACCGGGAGTACGCCCCGCGCGAGGAACGCGCCGAGGCCCGCCGCAGGCACCTCGCGCAGTGGCCCGACGCCGTGGACGGCTCGCTCGCCGCGCTCGACCAGGTCAGCGCGCCGGTGGCCGAGGCGCTGCTCGGCGCGGTCCGCGGGCTCGCCGCCGACCTCGACCCCGACGCGGGCGCCGAGGAGACCGCCGCGCTCCGGGCGCACGCCCGGCTCCTGGCACGGGTCGAGGACGCCGCCGAGCACGGCGATCCCGACCCGCGGCTGGGCGGTGAGGCGCTGGCCGCGCTCATGGGCGCCCAGGAGGGCCTACGGGTCGATCTGGGCGCGCTGGCGGACGACGCGGAGCGCGAGCGCGCCCGGCTCACCGATCTGCTCACCGGCTCCTGCCGCGCGCTCGACCCGAGCCGCAGGGTGGACGAGCTGATCCCCGAACTGCTCGCCGACCATCCGGACGCGGACGGCGTCATCCCCGAGGCCGCCCGGCTCACCGAGGAGGTGATCGCCTTCACCCGCGAGCGCGGGCTCGCCCCCTGGGTGGACGGCGAGTGCCTGGTGGGCCCGGCCCCGCCGTCGCGCCGCTGGGCGATGGCGATGATGACCTGGGCCGCGCCGGGCGAGGCCGAGGCGCCGTCCTGGTACCACGTCACCCCGCCCGAGCCGGACTGGCCGGCCGAGGAGCGCGAGGAGTGGCTGACGGTGTTCAGCCGTACGAGCCTGCCGTCGATCACCGTGCACGAGGTCGCCCCCGGCCACTTCGCGCACGGCCGCGCGCTGCGCCGGGTGGAGAGCCCGGTCCGCCGGGCGCTGCACGGCCTGTCCTTCACGGAGGGCTGGGCGCACTACGTGGAGGAGGTCTGCCTCGAAGAGGGCTTCCGGGCCCATGACCCGCGGTTCGCGATCGGGGTCGCGCTGGAGGCGCTGGTCCGGGTCACCCGGCTGACCTGCGCGATCGGGCTGCACACGGGAGCGATGGACCTGGACGACGCCACCCGGCTCTTCATGCGCGACGCCCATCTGGCCCGCGCGGGCGCCGCGTCGGAGGCCCGCAGGGGCACTTTCGACGCGGGGTACGGGCGTTACACGTGGGGCAAGCTCGAAATCATGCGGCTGCGCGACCGCGCCCGCCGCACCGACCCGGCCTTCTCCCTCGCCGCCTTCCACACGTCCCTGCTGGCCCTGGGCAGCCCCCCGCTGGGCCTCCTCCCCGCCGCCCTGACGCCCTTGACGCCGAATCAGCCCGCCCGCAAGCACCCCAGCCCGCCCGACGCTTGA
- a CDS encoding ABC transporter permease, protein MTAPIETTPGQAGSSPEAVLEGADRKTIEGRSLSRIAWIRLKRDKAAMAGGVVVILLVLLAILAKPIEAVFGLDPNAFHQDLVDPELLAPKGGWGGMSWHHLLGVDPKFGRDILARIIEGSWISLLVATGATVLSNVIGTVLGVIAGYYGGWVDSVISRLMDTFLAFPLLLFAISISASLQDGAFGLNGLPLRICVLIFVIGFFNWPYMGRIVRGQTLTLREREFVEAARSMGARGPFILFKELLPNLVAPILVYSTLLIPTNILFEAALSFLGVGIAPPQSSWGGMLTSAVDVYQSDPQYMFVPGLAIFITVLAFNLLGDGLRDALDPRGK, encoded by the coding sequence ATGACCGCACCGATAGAGACCACCCCTGGGCAGGCCGGGTCATCACCGGAGGCTGTTCTCGAAGGGGCGGACCGCAAGACGATTGAGGGCCGCTCCCTCAGCCGGATCGCGTGGATACGGCTGAAACGCGACAAGGCGGCCATGGCCGGCGGCGTCGTGGTCATCCTGCTCGTACTGCTGGCGATCCTGGCCAAGCCGATCGAGGCCGTCTTCGGCCTGGACCCGAACGCCTTCCACCAGGACCTGGTCGACCCCGAACTCCTGGCGCCCAAGGGCGGCTGGGGCGGCATGAGCTGGCATCATCTGCTCGGTGTCGACCCGAAGTTCGGCCGCGACATCCTGGCCCGGATCATCGAGGGCTCCTGGATCTCGCTGCTGGTGGCGACCGGCGCCACCGTGCTCTCCAACGTGATCGGCACCGTGCTCGGTGTCATCGCGGGCTACTACGGCGGCTGGGTGGACAGTGTCATCAGCCGGCTGATGGACACCTTCCTCGCCTTCCCGCTGCTGCTCTTCGCCATCTCGATCTCCGCGTCCCTCCAGGACGGGGCCTTCGGCCTCAACGGACTTCCGCTGCGGATCTGTGTACTGATCTTTGTCATCGGCTTCTTCAACTGGCCCTACATGGGCCGGATCGTCCGAGGCCAGACCCTCACCCTGCGGGAGCGCGAGTTCGTCGAGGCGGCCCGCAGCATGGGCGCCCGCGGTCCGTTCATCCTCTTCAAGGAACTCCTGCCCAACCTGGTCGCGCCGATCCTCGTCTACTCGACGCTGCTGATCCCGACCAACATCCTCTTCGAGGCGGCGCTCAGCTTCCTCGGAGTCGGCATCGCCCCCCCGCAATCGTCCTGGGGCGGCATGCTGACCAGCGCGGTAGACGTCTACCAGTCCGATCCGCAGTACATGTTCGTCCCCGGACTGGCGATCTTCATCACGGTGCTGGCCTTCAATCTGCTCGGAGACGGCCTGCGCGATGCGCTGGACCCTCGCGGTAAGTGA
- a CDS encoding ABC transporter substrate-binding protein, with translation MNSRKATAALALATAMALGVSACGGSGGKSSSDSKSTSKGGTAAARDAALTSIVNQSGKKGGTVTLADSDVPDSLDPGNTYYGWVQNFSRLYGRSLLTFKPAAGKDGLTLVPDLATGLGTASADAKTWTYHLRTGVKYQDGTAVTSKDVKYAIERSNFAPEVMANGPTYFKAYLEGGDKYQGPYKDKSPEGLKSIETPDDQTIVFHLNRPFADFDYLATFSQTAPVPAAKDTGATYVQHIVSSGPYMFKSYDEGKSAVLVRNPEWDQSTDQVRTALPDEYDIRFKVSQRSIDDSLLADNLTVDAAGTGVAAETQSKVLGNKKRLDATDDSIAGATSYMALNLNVKPFDNVNCRKAVQYAVDKASVVDAEGGAVKGDVASTLLPPSVNGYNKFDLYATPDNKGDVDKAKEALKACGQPNGFHTTLTARTDRQTEVDGATAIQAALKKVGITVDIKTFPAGKYFSNYAGVPSYVHSHGIGMMMMAWGADWPTGYGFLDQIVDGAAIKPSGGNNLMELNDPAINKALSDAIANTDSDARTKAWGDIDKLVMENASVVPLIYRKNLLYRPPSATNVTVTQAYLGMYDYLLIGSSK, from the coding sequence ATGAACAGCAGAAAGGCGACAGCGGCGCTGGCGCTGGCCACCGCGATGGCGCTCGGTGTGTCCGCCTGTGGCGGTTCCGGCGGCAAGTCCAGTTCCGACTCCAAATCCACCTCGAAGGGCGGCACGGCCGCCGCCCGGGACGCCGCGCTCACGTCGATCGTGAACCAGTCCGGCAAGAAGGGCGGCACGGTCACCCTCGCGGACTCCGACGTGCCGGACTCCCTCGACCCGGGCAACACCTACTACGGCTGGGTGCAGAACTTCTCCCGGCTCTACGGGCGCTCCCTCCTCACGTTCAAGCCCGCCGCGGGCAAGGACGGCCTGACGCTCGTCCCCGACCTGGCCACCGGGCTGGGCACGGCGAGCGCCGACGCCAAGACCTGGACGTACCACCTGCGCACCGGGGTGAAGTACCAGGACGGCACCGCCGTCACCTCCAAGGACGTCAAGTACGCGATCGAGCGCAGCAACTTCGCGCCCGAGGTCATGGCCAACGGCCCGACGTACTTCAAGGCGTACCTCGAGGGCGGCGACAAGTACCAGGGTCCGTACAAGGACAAGTCCCCCGAGGGGCTGAAGTCCATCGAGACCCCGGACGACCAGACGATCGTCTTCCACCTGAACCGGCCGTTCGCCGACTTCGACTACCTGGCGACCTTCTCCCAGACCGCGCCCGTTCCGGCGGCCAAGGACACCGGCGCCACGTACGTGCAGCACATCGTGTCCAGCGGTCCGTACATGTTCAAGTCGTACGACGAGGGCAAGAGCGCCGTCCTGGTCCGCAACCCCGAGTGGGACCAGTCGACCGACCAGGTGCGCACCGCGCTGCCGGACGAGTACGACATCCGCTTCAAGGTCAGCCAGCGCAGCATCGACGACTCCCTGCTCGCCGACAACCTCACCGTCGACGCGGCGGGCACCGGCGTGGCCGCCGAGACCCAGTCGAAGGTGCTCGGCAACAAGAAGCGCCTGGACGCCACCGACGACTCCATCGCGGGCGCGACCTCGTACATGGCGCTCAACCTGAACGTGAAGCCGTTCGACAACGTCAACTGCCGCAAGGCCGTTCAGTACGCCGTCGACAAGGCGTCCGTGGTGGACGCCGAGGGCGGCGCCGTCAAGGGCGACGTGGCGAGCACCCTGCTGCCGCCGTCGGTCAACGGCTACAACAAGTTCGACCTGTACGCGACGCCCGACAACAAGGGTGACGTCGACAAGGCCAAGGAAGCGCTCAAGGCCTGTGGCCAGCCGAACGGCTTCCACACCACGCTGACCGCGCGTACCGACCGCCAGACCGAGGTGGACGGCGCGACCGCCATCCAGGCGGCGCTGAAGAAGGTCGGCATCACCGTCGACATCAAGACCTTCCCGGCCGGCAAGTACTTCTCGAACTACGCGGGCGTTCCCTCCTACGTCCACTCGCACGGCATCGGCATGATGATGATGGCGTGGGGTGCCGACTGGCCGACCGGCTACGGCTTCCTGGACCAGATCGTGGACGGCGCGGCCATCAAGCCCTCCGGCGGCAACAACCTGATGGAGCTGAACGACCCGGCCATCAACAAGGCCCTGTCGGACGCGATCGCCAACACCGACTCGGACGCCCGTACCAAGGCGTGGGGCGACATCGACAAGCTGGTCATGGAGAACGCCTCCGTGGTCCCGCTGATCTACCGCAAGAACCTGCTCTACCGTCCCCCGTCCGCCACGAACGTGACGGTCACCCAGGCGTATCTGGGCATGTACGACTACCTGCTGATCGGCTCCTCGAAGTAG
- a CDS encoding ABC transporter permease has translation MTAYFIRRVFAAVVLLLVVSAITFAIFFLVPRLGGQTTTQLATQYVGKDANPASVAAIKKNLGFDLPLYEQYWHFLKALFVGAHYNFGPDPVQCHAPCFGYSFKSHVEVWPQLKSRIPVTFSLAIGAAVIWLVTGVAVGVVSALKRGTIFDRLSMGVALAGVSLPIFFTGILALSIFTVQWPLWSNGMNYVPFTDNPADWAWNLLVPWCSLAFLYSALYARLTRAGMLETMGEDYIRTARAKGLRERTVVAKHGLRAALTPIITIFGMDFGLLVGGAVITEQVFSFPGMGAYAIQGVQDNDLPIVLGVTLVAAFFIVICNLLVDLVYAAIDPRVRYS, from the coding sequence GTGACCGCATACTTCATCAGACGTGTCTTCGCCGCGGTGGTGCTGCTCCTCGTGGTGAGCGCGATCACCTTCGCGATCTTCTTCCTGGTGCCGCGCCTCGGCGGCCAGACGACCACCCAGCTGGCCACCCAGTACGTGGGCAAGGACGCCAACCCTGCCTCCGTGGCGGCGATCAAGAAGAACCTCGGGTTCGACCTTCCGCTGTACGAGCAGTACTGGCACTTCCTCAAGGCCCTGTTCGTCGGCGCCCACTACAACTTCGGCCCGGACCCGGTGCAGTGTCACGCACCGTGTTTCGGCTACTCCTTCAAGAGCCACGTGGAGGTCTGGCCGCAGCTGAAGTCCCGTATCCCGGTGACCTTCTCGCTGGCGATCGGTGCCGCCGTGATCTGGCTGGTCACCGGTGTGGCCGTCGGTGTGGTCTCCGCCCTCAAGCGCGGCACGATCTTCGACCGGCTGTCCATGGGCGTGGCCCTGGCGGGCGTGTCGCTGCCGATCTTCTTCACCGGCATTCTCGCGCTGAGCATCTTCACCGTGCAGTGGCCGCTGTGGTCGAACGGCATGAACTACGTGCCCTTCACCGACAACCCGGCCGACTGGGCGTGGAACCTGCTGGTCCCGTGGTGCAGCCTGGCCTTCCTCTACTCCGCGCTCTACGCCCGGCTGACCCGGGCCGGCATGCTGGAGACGATGGGCGAGGACTACATCCGCACCGCCCGCGCCAAGGGCCTGCGGGAGCGTACGGTGGTCGCCAAGCACGGTCTGCGGGCCGCGCTCACCCCGATCATCACCATCTTCGGTATGGACTTCGGTCTGCTGGTCGGCGGCGCGGTCATCACCGAGCAGGTCTTCTCCTTCCCCGGCATGGGCGCCTACGCCATCCAGGGTGTGCAGGACAACGATCTGCCGATCGTGCTGGGCGTCACCTTGGTGGCGGCCTTCTTCATCGTCATCTGCAACCTGCTGGTTGACCTGGTGTACGCCGCAATCGACCCCCGGGTGAGGTACTCATGA
- a CDS encoding ABC transporter ATP-binding protein codes for MSPADKSAGPGAAEQNAQVATAEATAPGAAKPFLSVRDLRIHFNTDDGLVKSVDGLSFDLQRGRTLGIVGESGSGKSVTSLGIMGLHRTARARISGEVWLDGEELIGADPDKVRRLRGRKMAMIFQDPLSAMHPYYTIGAQIVEAYRVHHKVSKKAAATRALEMLDRVGIPEPQRRFSDYPHQFSGGMRQRAMIAMSLVNNPELLIADEPTTALDVTVQAQILDLIRDLQEEFHSAVIMITHDLGVVAEVADDLLVMYAGRVVERGTAEKVFTEPRHPYTWGLLGSMPRMDRERTDRLNPVKGSPPSLINVPSGCAFHPRCPYASLNGGSSESVVPELREVAAGHVVACHLSPDDKARIWTEEIEPKL; via the coding sequence ATGAGCCCCGCCGACAAGTCCGCAGGGCCCGGCGCGGCCGAGCAGAACGCCCAGGTCGCCACCGCCGAGGCCACCGCGCCCGGCGCCGCCAAGCCCTTTCTCTCCGTGCGCGACCTGCGCATCCACTTCAACACCGACGACGGTCTGGTCAAGTCCGTCGACGGCCTCAGCTTCGACCTCCAGCGCGGCCGTACCCTCGGCATCGTCGGTGAGTCCGGCTCCGGCAAGTCGGTCACGTCGCTGGGCATCATGGGCCTGCACCGCACCGCGCGGGCCCGGATCTCCGGTGAGGTCTGGCTGGACGGCGAGGAGCTGATCGGCGCCGACCCCGACAAGGTACGGCGGCTGCGCGGGCGGAAGATGGCCATGATCTTCCAGGACCCGCTGTCCGCGATGCACCCCTATTACACGATCGGCGCGCAGATCGTCGAGGCGTACCGGGTGCACCACAAGGTGTCGAAGAAGGCCGCCGCCACGCGGGCCCTGGAAATGCTGGACCGGGTCGGCATACCCGAGCCGCAGCGGCGTTTCTCGGACTACCCGCACCAGTTCTCCGGCGGTATGCGGCAGCGCGCGATGATCGCGATGTCGCTGGTCAACAACCCCGAACTGCTCATCGCCGACGAGCCGACCACCGCGCTCGACGTCACCGTGCAGGCCCAGATCCTGGACCTGATCCGCGATCTGCAGGAGGAGTTCCACTCCGCGGTCATCATGATCACCCACGACCTCGGTGTGGTCGCCGAGGTCGCCGACGACCTGCTGGTGATGTACGCGGGACGGGTGGTGGAACGCGGCACGGCGGAGAAGGTCTTCACCGAGCCCCGGCACCCGTACACCTGGGGCCTGCTGGGCTCCATGCCGCGGATGGACCGGGAGCGCACCGACCGGCTCAACCCGGTCAAGGGCTCCCCGCCGAGCCTGATCAACGTCCCGTCCGGCTGCGCCTTCCACCCGCGCTGCCCGTACGCGTCGCTGAACGGCGGTTCCTCCGAGTCGGTCGTCCCCGAGCTGCGCGAGGTGGCCGCCGGCCATGTCGTCGCCTGCCATCTGTCGCCGGACGACAAGGCCCGGATCTGGACCGAAGAGATCGAGCCGAAGCTGTGA